From one Triticum urartu cultivar G1812 chromosome 3, Tu2.1, whole genome shotgun sequence genomic stretch:
- the LOC125545260 gene encoding 31 kDa ribonucleoprotein, chloroplastic-like, protein MGPAPREVVVISSSDEEEEVLSGRSARSPVPLGWAAKLRDSAVPAPRRHKGRSRAVCAGNDGDCEGDDCVVLDGDPDKPVAVAGAKGRSRGDGLPGEVEIVAVKGEIACKDFPHLRHSCSELPFSTTSHTKHCSMCYCFVCDAPAPCKYWGKGLLNDDHCHATDKETKWKILRQAFKCKSVPASYPEERLNVVYQTTPSPRQQEYYEEYTPEGYSETDEEATVCIGNLPYDIDEKDLVLLFKDVGIVVFSEIIYDRETGESRGYGFVTMSTAEEAKKAVEMYNRREMDGRPLTVYKTAATRGARTEETPSPHPSRPVSSSFKIYVDNLPWKVSNSNLKQLFSDYGEVVGAKVVYHRGREAGRSPFGFVAMATRQESENAIWHLNKQVWWGRKLRVRVAREEERKGHGEGFRCWILQV, encoded by the exons ATGGGGCCGGCGCCGCGGGAGGTGGTGGTGATCAGcagctccgacgaggaggaggaggtgctCTCCGGGAGGTCGGCTCGCTCGCCCGTCCCCCTGGGATGGGCCGCGAAGCTCAGGGACTCGGCGGTGCCAGCACCGCGGAGGCATAAAGGTAGGTCCCGTGCCGTTTGCGCCGGCAACGACGGCGACTGCGAGGGTGATGACTGCGTAGTTCTGGACGGCGACCCGGATAAGCCGGTTGCGGTTGCGGGTGCGAAGGGGAGGAGTAGGGGGGATGGCCTGCCGGGCGAGGTGGAGATCGTTGCGGTGAAAGGCGAG ATAGCATGCAAGGACTTCCCTCACTTGCGCCATTCATGTTCCGAGTTGCCCTTCAGCACCACTTCTCACACAAAGCATTGCAGCATG TGCTACTGTTTTGTATGTGATGCTCCAGCTCCATGCAAGTACTGGGGCAAAGGGCTCTTGAATGATGATCATTGCCATGCCACTGACAAGGAAACAAAGTGGAAAATACTGAGGCAGGCATTTAAGTGCAAAAGTGTGCCAGCATCTTATCCGGAGGAACGCCTGAATGTTGTGTACCAAACAACGCCATCCCCAAGACAGCAGGAATATTACGAGGAATACACACCAGAGGGGTACTCCGAGACGGACGAGGAGGCCACGGTGTGCATTGGGAACCTACCGTATGACATTGACGAGAAGGACCTTGTCCTGCTCTTCAAGGATGTCGGCATTGTCGTGTTCTCTGAG ATCATTTATGACAGGGAAACAGGCGAGAGCCGTGGATATGGGTTTGTCACCATGAGTACTGCTGAGGAGGCCAAGAAGGCTGTGGAGATGTACAATCGCCGT GAGATGGACGGCAGGCCCCTGACTGTGTACAAGACAGCTGCTACCAGAGGTGCCCGGACAGAAGAAACACCGTCCCCCCATCCCAGTCGACCAGTATCTTCTTCGTTCAAGATCTATGTGGACAATCTTCCCTGGAAAGTGAGCAACTCTAACCTAAAGCAGCTGTTCAGTGACTATGGTGAAGTGGTCGGTGCTAAAGTTGTTTACCACCGCGGAAGAGAAGCCGGGCGCTCCCCGTTCGGTTTCGTCGCGATGGCGACGCGGCAGGAATCGGAGAATGCCATTTGGCACCTTAACAAGCAG GTTTGGTGGGGCCGCAAACTGCGAGTGCGAGTCGCAAGAGAGGAAGAGAGGAAGGGACACGGTGAGGGTTTTCGGTGCTGGATTTTGCAGGTTTAG